A region of Culicoides brevitarsis isolate CSIRO-B50_1 chromosome 1, AGI_CSIRO_Cbre_v1, whole genome shotgun sequence DNA encodes the following proteins:
- the LOC134829356 gene encoding zinc finger protein 771-like, translated as MEMDLNCLICGDALKSRRHNVFDTVSDHSRTFLYELVQKALGFELDLALFESDEDKAIVCLCESCYGKINNYDLGLTLSEKAQRELEKLLEEKIKKQETMELKLDDPEEDFSLIKDEDAMDVYPEIGELTGIASVGGEEMEEEHLIEYEEEQSFDEEDTFDQVLIQDSDQSEGEIVKKLTPKQRGRKFTRNIEQGRFYCDICNAGYTTQEALDLHTERHRNVGVNECPECHKKFAQKSALTRHMPMHTGEKPYQCTQCGKRFIHYSSFNMHMLIHDDVRLKKCKICGLALRSTSHLSRHMRVHTGEKPYACPTCGQKFAQRYNMNAHMKSHQGIKRMPAKPTECPLCDAVFRVKGKLKDHIREVHGETVAIVEPSSIETENGEGWVIIKDDLPKKLTDGVQVEGVALLQNYQLENLE; from the exons ATGGAAATGGATTTAAATTGCCTAATATGCGGCGACGCCCTGAAATCTCGCCGTCACAACGTTTTCGACACCGTTTCCGATCATTCGCGGACTTTTCTGTACGAATTGGTGCAAAAGGCGCTTGGATTTGAGCTGGATCTCGCCTTGTTTGAAAGTGACGAGGACAAAGCCATCGTTTGTCTCTGCGAATCGTGCTACGGAAAGATCAACAATTACGATTTGGGTCTGACTTTGTCGGAAAAAGCGCAACGCGAACTCGAAAAATTGCTCGAAGAGAAAATCAAGAAGCAAGAAACGATGGAATTGAAGTTGGATGACCCTGAAGAAGACTTTTCGTTGATAAAAGATGAAGACGCGATGGATGTTTATCCGGAAATTGGCGAATTAACGGGAATTGCAAGTGTGGGCGGCGAAGAAATGGAAGAAGAACACTTGATTGAGTACGAGGAAGAACAAAGTTTCGACGAAGAAGACACTTTTGATCAAGTTCTGATACAAGATTCGGACCAATCCGAAGGAgaaatcgtgaaaaaattgacaCCGAAGCAGCGTGGAAGGAAATTCACGAGAAATATCGAGCAAGGGAGGTTTTATTGTGACATTTGTAATGCGGGATACACGACGCAAGAGGCCTTGGATTTGCATACGGAGCGACATCGGAATGTTGGAGTTAACGAGTGTCCTGAATGTCACAAGAAATTCGCGCAAAAAAGTGCGTTAACGCGTCACATGCCAATGCATACGGGAGAAAAGCCGTATCAGTGCACGCAATGTGGCAAGAGATTCATTCATTATTCGTCCTTTAATATGCATATGTTGATACATGATGACGTGCGgttaaaaaagtgcaaaatttgTGGATTAGCTTTGAGGTCTACATCGCATTTAAGTCGACATATGAGAGTTCacacag gtgAAAAACCCTACGCCTGCCCAACCTGCGGTCAAAAATTCGCACAACGTTACAACATGAACGCGCACATGAAAAGTCATCAAGGAATCAAGAGAATGCCCGCAAAACCCACAGAATGTCCATTATGTGATGCCGTATTCCGTGTCAAGGGCAAACTGAAAGATCACATACGAGAAGTGCACGGAGAAACAGTTGCAATTGTCGAACCATCCAGTATTGAAACGGAAAATGGCGAAGGTTGGGTCATCATAAAAGATGAtttgccgaaaaaattaacagacgGTGTGCAAGTCGAAGGAGTTGCGCTGCtacaaaattatcaattagaaaatcttgaataa